A region from the bacterium genome encodes:
- a CDS encoding thioredoxin domain-containing protein, whose product MRTSQPPSRDARTAGSGLATAPVTLVEYGDYECPYTGAAYPIVKEVQRRLGARLRFVVRNFPLTVRRPHAQQAAEA is encoded by the coding sequence CTGAGAACTTCACAACCCCCTTCTCGGGACGCCCGAACGGCGGGATCTGGGCTGGCCACGGCCCCGGTGACGCTCGTGGAATACGGCGACTACGAGTGTCCGTATACCGGAGCAGCGTATCCGATCGTCAAAGAGGTGCAACGGCGCCTCGGTGCCCGGCTGCGGTTCGTCGTTCGCAACTTTCCGTTGACGGTCCGGCGCCCTCACGCGCAGCAGGCGGCGGAGGC
- a CDS encoding STAS domain-containing protein, with protein sequence MSSRLLTCQVDEASLANIVHPSGEVDLSTVSILRQALTTALSLGRHVIVDLSDVTYIDSTGFRELLAHRRIYRENDRLMVLANPQHQVQDVIDTLNFYQVIPVFPSIDTAQNSLKGAPRPAR encoded by the coding sequence ATGAGCAGCCGTCTTTTGACGTGCCAGGTTGATGAGGCGTCGCTCGCCAACATCGTACACCCGTCCGGCGAAGTCGATCTGTCCACGGTCTCGATTCTGCGGCAGGCGCTGACCACGGCGTTATCCCTGGGCCGTCATGTCATCGTCGACCTCAGTGATGTCACCTACATCGACAGCACCGGGTTCCGCGAGTTGCTGGCCCACCGCCGCATCTACCGCGAGAACGATCGTCTCATGGTGCTGGCCAATCCGCAGCACCAGGTGCAGGACGTGATCGACACGCTGAATTTCTATCAGGTGATCCCGGTCTTCCCGTCGATCGACACCGCGCAGAACTCGCTCAAGGGGGCGCCGCGGCCGGCACGCTGA
- a CDS encoding GAF domain-containing protein, translating into MGGSDAAFVQTPFELFEHNPLPMYVYDLDTLRLLDANAAAVARYGYAHDEFLALRVTDIWPPESAPRPPAGAARGHRTLQSSGEWRHRCKDGRAFDARVFTQALLYAGRRATLAVVQDLTETAERRRAEEALRQNELLFRALTEHSRGAEDTVRRRAADLEALHGIAKALREARSLGEMYRALVERSMTLFGAAHGALALLNPDRTMFTRVYTTGIADEVTGSTFPVAGTRSGRVVQTSESFVIGEFAGQILPPFMEAALYQALGPFALVPVRSEEEILGTLVVARSRTAENRPFTGADVRLLETIAETGGTAIRRARLYNETERRAAEFASLYDTARDLGTQHDLHAQLEAIVERAADLLHAHGSTLAIYDPQRDDLEMTVAKNAPMPIGTRVPMGHGFLGRLAASREPMRIDDYHSWDGRLPHSERLPLGPLLGVPMLYRGELIGTLDVHEAPASTRRFTDGDTRLLTLFAGQAAAALHNARLFAETEKHLRQVQALHEIDVAISGTFDLRVTLQLFLSKVVEHLGVDAADVLLFRRAAQALEYAAGRGFRSLWAGPHHVPLGGNALNRVIFERTPVVMPDVISMSDFRRAQMFREEGFVAYAAVPLTAKGQVQGVLEVFHRRPLAVSEPWMNLLTILAGQAAIAVENATLVGDLQRANTDLTLAYDRTIEGWSRALDLRDKETEGHSQRVADMAVALAQALGMPDGDLTHLRRGALLHDIGKMSVPDGILGKPGPLTEEEWAIMRRHPVQAYELLSPIEYLRPALDIPYCHHERWDGTGYPRGLREDQIPFAARVFAVVDVWDALRSERPYRPAWSEAETREYLQQHAGTHFDPAVVEAMLELTRGSNSAA; encoded by the coding sequence GTGGGCGGGAGCGATGCGGCCTTCGTCCAGACGCCGTTTGAGCTCTTCGAACACAACCCGCTCCCCATGTACGTCTATGACCTGGACACCCTGCGGCTCCTCGACGCGAACGCCGCCGCCGTCGCCCGATACGGTTACGCGCACGATGAATTTCTGGCGCTGCGCGTCACCGACATCTGGCCTCCCGAGAGCGCGCCTCGTCCGCCCGCCGGAGCGGCGCGCGGACACCGCACCCTGCAATCCTCCGGCGAGTGGCGCCATCGGTGCAAGGACGGCCGGGCCTTCGACGCGCGCGTCTTCACGCAGGCGCTCCTGTACGCGGGCCGACGCGCGACGCTGGCGGTGGTCCAGGACCTGACCGAGACCGCGGAGCGACGACGCGCCGAAGAGGCGCTCCGTCAGAACGAGCTGCTGTTCCGCGCGCTGACCGAGCACAGCCGGGGCGCCGAAGACACCGTCCGCCGCCGGGCCGCGGACCTCGAAGCGCTGCACGGAATTGCCAAAGCGCTCCGGGAGGCCCGGTCGCTCGGGGAGATGTATCGCGCGCTCGTCGAGCGAAGCATGACGCTCTTCGGGGCCGCCCATGGAGCGCTCGCCCTGCTCAACCCGGACCGGACTATGTTCACGCGGGTGTACACGACGGGGATCGCCGACGAAGTGACGGGATCGACGTTTCCGGTCGCGGGCACGCGGTCCGGCAGGGTCGTGCAAACCAGTGAGTCGTTCGTTATCGGCGAGTTCGCGGGCCAGATCCTGCCGCCGTTCATGGAGGCCGCACTCTACCAAGCCCTCGGGCCGTTCGCGCTGGTCCCCGTCCGGTCCGAGGAAGAGATTCTCGGCACGCTCGTGGTGGCCCGGTCCCGGACGGCGGAGAACCGGCCGTTCACGGGAGCCGACGTGCGCCTCCTCGAGACGATCGCCGAAACGGGCGGAACGGCCATCCGCCGCGCCCGGCTCTACAACGAGACCGAGCGCCGGGCCGCGGAATTCGCCAGCCTGTACGACACCGCCCGCGACCTGGGCACGCAGCACGATCTGCACGCGCAGCTCGAGGCCATCGTCGAGCGGGCCGCCGACCTCCTGCACGCGCACGGGAGCACGCTCGCGATCTACGACCCGCAGCGCGACGACCTCGAAATGACCGTCGCCAAGAACGCCCCGATGCCGATCGGCACCCGTGTCCCCATGGGACACGGATTTCTCGGCCGGCTGGCGGCGAGTCGGGAGCCCATGCGGATCGACGACTACCACTCCTGGGACGGGCGCCTGCCGCACTCCGAACGGCTGCCTCTCGGCCCGCTCCTCGGCGTGCCGATGCTGTATCGCGGTGAACTGATCGGGACGCTCGACGTCCACGAGGCTCCCGCCTCGACCCGCCGGTTCACGGACGGCGACACCCGCCTGCTGACGTTGTTCGCCGGCCAGGCCGCCGCCGCGCTGCACAACGCCCGTCTCTTTGCCGAAACGGAGAAGCACCTGCGGCAGGTTCAAGCGCTGCACGAGATCGATGTCGCGATCAGCGGCACCTTCGATCTGCGCGTCACGCTGCAGCTATTCCTCAGCAAGGTCGTGGAGCATCTCGGCGTGGATGCCGCCGACGTCTTGTTGTTCCGGCGGGCGGCGCAGGCCTTGGAATATGCCGCGGGCCGGGGCTTCCGCAGCCTTTGGGCCGGCCCGCATCACGTGCCCCTGGGCGGCAACGCCCTCAATCGCGTCATCTTCGAGCGGACACCCGTCGTCATGCCGGACGTGATCTCGATGTCGGATTTCCGCAGGGCGCAGATGTTCCGGGAAGAAGGATTTGTCGCGTACGCCGCCGTGCCGCTGACCGCCAAAGGCCAGGTGCAGGGGGTCTTGGAGGTCTTCCACCGGCGGCCGCTGGCCGTCAGTGAGCCGTGGATGAATCTCCTGACCATCCTGGCCGGCCAGGCTGCCATCGCCGTGGAGAACGCGACGCTCGTCGGCGATCTCCAGCGGGCGAACACCGATCTGACGCTCGCCTACGACCGCACGATCGAGGGTTGGTCGAGAGCCCTCGACCTTCGGGACAAGGAAACCGAGGGCCACAGTCAGCGCGTCGCCGACATGGCCGTCGCGCTGGCCCAGGCCTTGGGAATGCCGGACGGCGATCTGACGCACCTGCGCCGGGGTGCGCTGCTGCACGATATCGGTAAGATGAGCGTCCCCGACGGCATCTTGGGAAAGCCGGGGCCGCTCACGGAGGAAGAATGGGCGATCATGCGCCGGCACCCCGTCCAGGCCTACGAATTGCTCTCGCCGATCGAGTACCTGCGGCCGGCGCTCGACATCCCCTACTGCCATCACGAGAGATGGGACGGGACCGGCTACCCGCGTGGGCTCAGGGAGGACCAGATTCCCTTCGCCGCGCGCGTGTTTGCCGTCGTCGACGTGTGGGACGCCCTCCGGTCGGAGCGGCCGTATCGCCCGGCGTGGAGCGAGGCCGAGACGCGGGAGTATCTTCAGCAGCACGCGGGAACGCACTTCGACCCGGCGGTCGTCGAGGCGATGCTGGAACTGACGCGGGGCTCCAACTCCGCCGCGTAA